Proteins encoded by one window of Cellvibrio sp. KY-GH-1:
- a CDS encoding DUF2288 family protein, protein MTNELEQQLNLETAQIHWRELQRFFASGNAIAVDPSLDLTHVAAEIAADNAAQLKEWMEAGLVDAVKDAQALQWYEADSLVWAVVIKPWVLVQPIIERAH, encoded by the coding sequence ATGACCAACGAACTCGAACAACAACTTAATTTGGAAACCGCGCAAATTCACTGGCGGGAACTGCAACGCTTTTTTGCCAGCGGCAATGCTATCGCGGTAGATCCAAGCCTTGACCTCACGCATGTCGCTGCAGAAATCGCCGCAGACAATGCAGCGCAATTAAAAGAATGGATGGAAGCAGGCCTGGTCGATGCCGTAAAAGATGCCCAAGCATTGCAATGGTATGAAGCAGATTCATTGGTGTGGGCTGTGGTAATTAAGCCATGGGTGTTGGTACAGCCGATTATCGAGCGGGCACACTAA
- a CDS encoding rhomboid family intramembrane serine protease, protein MRRLSSKFRWLFLFAGIMVAAQVFNWVFNGWLYQFGLVPRQVGSLPGIYIAPFLHGSLVHLINNLFGFFIFSSLLFVHSLQRYLWSSFFIVTLTGILVWCFGRSALHIGASGWIFGLWSLTIATAWYDRRFINILIAVAVIFFYGGMLWGVLPTDPGVSFESHLFGAFAGVVCAFMQNKFYKNRR, encoded by the coding sequence ATGCGGCGCCTATCTTCCAAATTCCGCTGGCTGTTTTTGTTTGCTGGAATCATGGTTGCGGCACAGGTATTCAATTGGGTGTTTAACGGCTGGTTGTATCAATTTGGTCTGGTGCCTCGGCAGGTGGGTTCACTGCCGGGCATTTATATCGCGCCCTTTTTGCACGGCAGTCTGGTGCATTTGATCAACAATCTATTTGGCTTTTTTATTTTCAGCAGCTTGTTGTTCGTGCACTCATTGCAGCGCTATTTATGGAGCAGCTTTTTTATTGTCACCCTGACCGGAATACTGGTCTGGTGTTTCGGGCGCAGTGCATTGCATATAGGTGCAAGTGGCTGGATATTTGGTCTGTGGAGTTTAACCATTGCCACCGCCTGGTATGATCGTCGTTTTATCAATATTCTAATTGCGGTGGCAGTGATATTTTTCTACGGTGGTATGCTCTGGGGCGTACTTCCTACTGATCCCGGAGTGTCCTTTGAATCGCATTTATTTGGCGCTTTTGCGGGTGTGGTCTGTGCATTCATGCAAAACAAATTTTATAAAAATAGACGTTAG
- a CDS encoding flotillin family protein, with protein sequence MFDAAMAAPALTIGFFVVLVLFGFAGILNAFYYKVAQGTALIVNDTTSTPKVHFTGALVWPIIHKKELMNISLITLEVDRRGRDGLICKDNLRADISVAFYLRVNETPQDVLRVAKAIGAERASDREAVELLFAAKFSEALKTVGKQIEFIQLFENRMEFREKIIQVIGDDLNGYVLEDVAIDYIEQTPKASLDPNNILDAEGIKKITELTAAQNVRTNILERDEELAIKKKNVETTEAMLALERQQADAEARQKREIASIQAREEAETKKVQEEERRKYEQTAIQVAQDLSVQTENQKREIEVAEQNRLRAVAIEQEKVTRARDLEVVARKREVELQTIEAEKAIELQKKEIANVIRERVVVDKTVAIEEERIKEVREVSDADRKKQVQVLAAEAAAEEEKVKQVKAAEAEELSAKHKASEIMTMAQAKLEASSKEAEAMKKLAEGIQAERAAPGLADAKVQEAKATALEKEGVAEASVIRAKGTANAEAGKAEAEVIAAKGHAEADVIATKGTSEATAKKEVGLAGAEVTREQFKAEADGLTEKFEAMNAMSENARSHEEFRMGLETSLKETLASIAAGKEIAKENAEILAIALQKAHIDIVGGEAQFFDNFAKSLSIGKAIDGLAGKSGVIQAVLDRFINKPAVAAPAAKEKAEDVEVVG encoded by the coding sequence ATGTTTGATGCTGCGATGGCTGCACCGGCGTTAACGATCGGTTTTTTTGTTGTTCTGGTGTTATTTGGTTTCGCCGGAATACTTAATGCTTTCTATTACAAGGTCGCCCAGGGTACGGCGTTAATCGTGAACGACACCACATCAACGCCTAAAGTACATTTCACGGGCGCTTTAGTTTGGCCAATTATTCATAAAAAAGAGCTTATGAATATTTCCTTGATTACTCTGGAAGTAGACCGCCGCGGCCGTGATGGATTGATCTGTAAAGATAACTTACGAGCGGATATTTCTGTTGCGTTTTACCTGCGTGTTAATGAAACACCTCAGGACGTATTGCGTGTGGCGAAAGCTATAGGTGCAGAACGGGCATCGGACCGTGAGGCAGTGGAGTTGCTGTTCGCAGCAAAATTTTCAGAAGCGTTGAAGACTGTAGGCAAGCAAATTGAATTTATTCAGTTGTTTGAGAATCGCATGGAGTTTCGTGAAAAAATTATTCAGGTGATCGGCGATGATCTGAATGGTTACGTATTGGAAGATGTAGCAATTGATTATATCGAACAAACTCCTAAGGCGTCATTAGATCCAAATAATATTCTGGATGCAGAAGGTATCAAGAAAATCACAGAATTGACAGCGGCTCAAAACGTGCGCACTAACATTCTTGAGCGTGACGAAGAGCTGGCGATCAAGAAAAAGAATGTAGAAACCACTGAGGCCATGCTGGCGCTGGAGCGTCAACAGGCGGATGCCGAAGCGCGTCAAAAACGTGAGATTGCCTCCATTCAAGCGCGTGAAGAAGCCGAAACCAAAAAGGTACAGGAAGAAGAGCGCCGCAAATACGAGCAAACTGCGATTCAGGTAGCGCAGGATTTGTCAGTGCAAACTGAAAACCAGAAGCGCGAAATTGAAGTCGCCGAACAAAATCGCCTCCGTGCCGTTGCTATCGAACAAGAGAAAGTCACTCGCGCACGTGATCTCGAAGTGGTTGCACGCAAACGCGAAGTAGAGCTGCAAACTATTGAGGCGGAAAAAGCCATTGAGCTGCAAAAGAAAGAAATCGCCAATGTGATTCGTGAGCGTGTTGTTGTCGATAAAACCGTAGCCATCGAAGAAGAGCGTATTAAAGAGGTACGCGAAGTTTCTGATGCGGATCGCAAGAAGCAAGTTCAAGTTTTAGCGGCTGAGGCGGCGGCAGAAGAAGAAAAAGTGAAACAAGTGAAAGCGGCAGAAGCGGAAGAACTTTCGGCCAAACACAAAGCCAGCGAAATTATGACTATGGCGCAAGCCAAGCTGGAAGCTTCTTCCAAAGAAGCGGAAGCCATGAAAAAGTTGGCCGAAGGTATTCAGGCAGAGCGTGCAGCGCCCGGTTTGGCGGATGCCAAGGTCCAGGAAGCCAAAGCAACCGCACTGGAAAAAGAAGGTGTGGCTGAGGCGAGCGTGATTCGTGCAAAAGGCACCGCCAATGCTGAAGCTGGCAAAGCAGAAGCGGAAGTGATTGCCGCGAAAGGTCACGCCGAAGCAGATGTAATTGCGACTAAGGGTACTTCTGAAGCGACCGCGAAAAAAGAAGTTGGTTTGGCGGGTGCAGAAGTGACTCGTGAACAATTCAAAGCAGAAGCGGACGGTTTGACCGAGAAGTTCGAGGCGATGAATGCCATGAGTGAAAACGCGCGCTCACACGAAGAATTCCGTATGGGCCTGGAAACGTCACTCAAAGAAACCTTGGCCAGTATTGCTGCCGGTAAAGAAATCGCGAAAGAAAATGCGGAAATTCTCGCGATTGCCCTGCAGAAAGCCCATATCGATATTGTGGGTGGTGAAGCACAATTCTTTGATAACTTTGCCAAGTCCTTATCGATTGGCAAAGCCATTGATGGTCTCGCGGGCAAGAGTGGGGTGATTCAGGCAGTGCTGGATCGCTTTATCAATAAACCCGCGGTAGCAGCGCCGGCGGCGAAAGAAAAAGCGGAAGATGTAGAGGTTGTTGGTTAA
- a CDS encoding GNAT family N-acetyltransferase: MGVGTADYRAGTLNMRSIRRAQANDVEAIGKLYSELTTLSTPSVSAERIAAIASSALTHLLVCENDGEVIATALVCLCEDVMFQDQPFAVVENVIVGTQYQREGIGKYLMDYIEDFCLQQNCSKIMLMTGSVNRNARDFYTAMGYDPDAKIGLIKYRRNFGH, encoded by the coding sequence ATGGGTGTTGGTACAGCCGATTATCGAGCGGGCACACTAAATATGCGCAGCATTCGCCGCGCACAGGCTAACGATGTCGAAGCCATTGGCAAGCTTTATAGCGAATTAACCACACTGTCTACGCCGTCCGTATCCGCTGAACGTATCGCAGCGATTGCTAGTAGCGCGCTGACCCATCTGCTGGTGTGCGAAAATGACGGCGAGGTAATTGCCACGGCGCTGGTCTGTTTGTGTGAAGATGTTATGTTTCAAGACCAACCGTTTGCCGTGGTGGAAAATGTAATTGTCGGCACCCAGTATCAACGAGAAGGTATTGGCAAATACCTGATGGATTACATAGAGGACTTTTGTTTGCAGCAGAACTGCAGCAAGATTATGCTAATGACCGGTAGCGTGAACCGAAACGCTCGGGATTTTTATACCGCCATGGGTTATGACCCCGATGCAAAAATTGGCTTGATTAAATATCGTCGTAATTTTGGTCACTAG
- a CDS encoding phospholipase D-like domain-containing protein, with translation MRQQELEQWLVASLEDFKLSQSEALALREILPRLANDDIAFARNKAFQLAREPIHTGGDNAVATLLWLEKLSKTIDNFRQSETSSIAEAHFSPGEDCRRQLLDLLVSARESIDISVFTISDDRLSDAILAAHKRGVNVRLITDNDKARDQGSDIYYLIDLGLPVRMDASENHMHHKFAVIDKKILVNGSFNWTRSATDYNQENILVTDEPKLVSAYLEEFESLWLEFK, from the coding sequence ATGCGGCAACAAGAATTAGAGCAATGGTTGGTCGCCAGTCTGGAAGATTTTAAATTAAGCCAATCAGAAGCGTTGGCGTTGCGAGAAATACTGCCGCGCCTGGCGAATGACGATATTGCATTTGCGCGCAATAAGGCGTTTCAGTTGGCGCGCGAGCCAATCCACACGGGTGGCGATAATGCGGTCGCAACATTGCTGTGGTTGGAGAAGCTCAGTAAAACGATTGATAATTTTCGTCAGTCGGAAACTTCATCTATCGCGGAAGCCCATTTCAGCCCCGGCGAAGATTGCCGCCGCCAGTTGCTCGATTTATTGGTTAGTGCCCGCGAGTCAATCGATATCAGCGTTTTTACCATTTCTGACGATCGCCTCTCCGATGCAATTCTCGCCGCCCATAAGCGCGGCGTGAATGTGCGGTTAATCACTGACAATGACAAGGCGCGCGATCAGGGCAGCGATATTTATTATTTGATTGACCTTGGGCTACCTGTGCGGATGGATGCTAGTGAAAACCACATGCACCACAAGTTCGCGGTGATCGACAAAAAAATCCTCGTCAACGGCAGTTTCAACTGGACTCGCTCGGCAACGGATTACAACCAGGAAAATATTCTGGTAACCGATGAGCCGAAATTAGTCAGTGCGTATTTGGAAGAGTTTGAAAGTTTGTGGCTTGAATTCAAGTAG
- a CDS encoding alpha/beta hydrolase: MKNSVLIRNSMLAMVLLLVSGVVGAQQESDRSFVIGNSHIIPIESRNTGRQHELVIILPSSYQSQPTKKYPVLYYLDAYWDTPLLASTYGNLIYDNEVPEFIMVGLSYPEGKDYGKERRLDYTFTPVDEGSGKSDQFLAFIKTEVAPLIEKQYRGLSTDRVLSGNSLGGLFTLTAAYKAPEFFSGFIAISPAVEWDNKALIKFDQSYAKDHQSLPGRVFISYGAKEYSVFREPIAQFQTTLAERKYQGLALQNYVMEDLDHTAVKGDGYVRGLKWVWKPKKPAGPSGLEKAYLEQPKK; this comes from the coding sequence ATGAAGAATAGTGTTTTAATTAGAAATTCAATGCTTGCCATGGTGTTGTTATTGGTAAGCGGTGTTGTCGGTGCACAACAGGAAAGTGACAGATCCTTCGTGATTGGTAACTCGCATATAATTCCCATTGAATCCCGAAATACCGGGCGGCAACACGAATTGGTTATTATTTTGCCCTCCAGCTACCAGAGTCAGCCCACAAAAAAATACCCGGTGCTCTATTATCTGGATGCTTATTGGGATACTCCCTTGCTCGCATCCACCTACGGCAACCTGATTTACGATAATGAAGTCCCTGAATTTATTATGGTTGGTCTTTCCTATCCCGAGGGAAAAGACTATGGTAAAGAGCGCCGCTTGGATTACACCTTTACTCCGGTGGATGAGGGTTCAGGAAAGTCCGATCAGTTTTTAGCGTTTATCAAAACTGAAGTTGCGCCCTTAATTGAAAAACAATATCGCGGTCTGAGTACGGACAGAGTTTTATCGGGCAACTCCCTGGGTGGACTTTTTACGTTAACGGCAGCGTATAAGGCGCCTGAGTTCTTCTCAGGATTTATCGCCATCAGCCCGGCGGTAGAGTGGGACAATAAAGCGTTGATTAAATTTGATCAGTCTTATGCAAAAGATCATCAATCTCTGCCCGGTCGTGTGTTTATTTCTTACGGCGCGAAAGAATATTCAGTATTTCGCGAACCTATCGCGCAATTCCAAACGACCTTGGCAGAGCGTAAGTACCAGGGTTTGGCTTTGCAAAATTATGTGATGGAAGATCTGGATCACACCGCCGTGAAAGGTGATGGTTATGTAAGAGGCCTTAAGTGGGTATGGAAACCGAAAAAGCCCGCTGGCCCGAGCGGATTGGAAAAAGCCTATTTGGAACAACCCAAAAAATAG
- a CDS encoding DNA repair ATPase — protein MSQNTDTAAESIVDKAVAEGGAYEIIRKRLLDQGQQLTQKVRELNDARLAEFGSSAMVATARVRVRTENNCIPRDIVQVGDYLLFGYNVFLGLKKETKVEDVFSLFIKKDNESGVELEQVPFAGTFLAEQSFVNDFEELYRYYKDTRIVELTTNNGKLLAGFQIGERLDDIRVFSWSLSPDGKTVKYIDNRGERDIQLPPAFDFEWVSATRENAVHGRHPHLNILDKVFVETVGGDLTIKIENNTEDGLGIYRETVDDKTQSLDDASVFYAAVGNLVLLKIRPYREEQFRYLIYNTLTQSVLRIDTIGQSCVQLPENHGIIFPGGYYLNTGEYKTFEEDNSAFRFKRMIRSPNGEDVLYVFYEPVLGVVSLLAYNIIEKKLQNPIFGNGYALADNGEIVIFSAEAEPTRVHPMQIWETPYVSAEFASKVPAKQNFYGRIGNNELVRGISDFYSIGRIINNQAVSVRLYEELSLAARKVFDTFYWLGETDVQAIASVLKDISATAELVIDEFEKVESIRQQSGKAMQEAEQAQAEILRSLQPENWVSAEEYVDALSRLRKQRGQLATIKEYRYIDQVRIEQLDQQLLDSNTSLSEQTVAFLADEKSLTPYLSKLDELNLQIEKVETSAAIAPVIETIEKTAAGLDLLSELMATLKVDDATLRTRIVDSISEVYAKLNQSRANAKHKQKNFGSTEAVAQFGAQFKLFSQSIAHALGLATTPEKCDEQLSKSLVRLEELEGQFSEYDQFLADIMAKREELYESFQEHKQRLLDERQKKAQSITDAATRILASIEKRSLSISAADELNTYFASDALVLKVADLIAQLKALDSAVKADDVDARFKAIKGQALRALRDKSDIFEEGGNVIKLGKHKFSVNTQELDLTIIPREGELNFHLAGTDYYAPVAQAELLALKDYWSISLESETAQVYRAEYLAALIIDAAQQQTDGITHGLLHEALVADEKLGKLVRDFSAARYKEGYQKGIHDQDAVLLLKALVPALDSVDLLRFDPLARALAQVFWANINEFSLKSKNQKSNLSFETWTDRAISAKQMHLLFGSLDAINLLVEEIAETLSEFIEFHPLVVSALDLRRAAEYLVEELARERTEFITSKYAVALVNAFKQSLDDKSWRHYQDVLVKMQGWPAERWNLTAAWLQALIKDKQLEHLQRYIPEAVAVLKTDQRLDRRYTEVELELSVSGLLGEHPRIQNRTLAFAVDEFVQRLAHHRYQVVPSYQRYLQVRQQIIEQERYALRLNEFKAKPLSSFVRNRLINESYLPIIGDNLAKQMGALGANKRTDLMGMLMMISPPGYGKTTLMEYVANRLGLIFMKINCPSLGHDVLSLDPEQAPNATARQELVKLNLALEMGNNVMLYLDDIQHTNPEFLQKFISLCDGTRRIEGVWQGKTKTYDMRGKKFCVCMAGNPYTESGEAFKVPDMLANRADIYNLGDILGGMEEQFALSYIENALTSNAVLSPLALRDMQDVYKFIAMAKGEQVATTDLSHAYSGAEVNEIVGVLKKLFEIQKVILKINQQYIASAAQDDKFRVEPSFKLQGSYRNMNKMTEKVSAVMNETELMQMIADHYLGEAQMLTTGAESNLLKLAELRGNITDEQKTRWEQIKKDFLRNKAMGGDSADTGQKLVVQLADVAEGVQKIASFAGHKPEPVATTPEQDKVAQEKALQDVAVAQLLNQSLQRLEKLAQPAAPKVEVVNQPLPGLDKVLSVLAQTLEGAILPLVRNMDKKLDIDLRNHEKIEEVSLQIKTLQQELAITKKPKAPPAVPEIK, from the coding sequence ATGTCGCAAAATACCGACACCGCTGCAGAAAGTATTGTTGATAAGGCTGTTGCTGAAGGCGGTGCCTATGAAATTATTCGTAAGCGTTTGTTGGATCAAGGCCAACAGCTGACGCAAAAAGTCCGAGAGCTGAATGACGCACGTCTTGCTGAATTTGGTAGTTCGGCGATGGTTGCGACGGCGCGTGTGCGAGTGCGCACCGAAAATAATTGTATTCCCCGCGACATAGTGCAGGTAGGTGATTACCTGTTGTTCGGTTACAACGTCTTTTTGGGTTTGAAGAAAGAAACCAAAGTGGAAGACGTATTTTCCCTGTTTATTAAAAAAGATAACGAGTCCGGTGTTGAGCTGGAACAGGTGCCGTTTGCCGGCACTTTTTTGGCAGAACAAAGTTTCGTTAACGATTTTGAAGAACTTTATCGCTACTACAAGGATACCCGTATCGTTGAGTTAACCACAAACAACGGGAAATTGTTGGCTGGCTTTCAAATTGGCGAACGCCTCGATGATATTCGTGTATTTAGTTGGTCGCTATCACCCGACGGCAAAACCGTAAAATACATTGATAACCGGGGTGAACGCGATATTCAATTGCCCCCTGCATTTGATTTTGAATGGGTTTCTGCAACCCGTGAAAACGCGGTACATGGGCGCCACCCGCATTTAAATATTCTCGACAAAGTTTTTGTCGAGACGGTAGGCGGCGACCTTACCATTAAAATTGAAAATAATACTGAAGATGGTCTGGGTATCTATCGCGAAACGGTAGACGATAAAACGCAATCGCTCGATGATGCCAGTGTCTTTTATGCGGCGGTAGGCAATTTGGTGCTGCTGAAAATTCGACCTTATCGCGAAGAGCAATTCCGCTATTTAATTTATAACACGCTTACGCAAAGTGTGTTGCGCATCGATACAATTGGCCAAAGCTGCGTGCAGTTGCCGGAGAATCACGGCATCATTTTTCCGGGCGGCTACTATTTGAATACCGGAGAATACAAAACGTTTGAAGAGGATAACAGTGCGTTCCGTTTCAAACGTATGATTCGCTCGCCCAACGGCGAAGATGTGCTCTATGTGTTTTATGAGCCGGTCTTGGGTGTGGTTTCACTGCTTGCCTACAATATCATTGAGAAAAAATTACAGAATCCGATTTTTGGTAATGGTTATGCGCTCGCCGATAACGGCGAGATAGTGATTTTTTCCGCTGAGGCTGAGCCGACCCGTGTGCACCCCATGCAGATTTGGGAAACGCCCTATGTGAGCGCGGAGTTTGCCAGTAAAGTGCCAGCGAAGCAGAATTTTTACGGCCGTATTGGTAACAATGAATTGGTGCGCGGCATTTCCGATTTTTACAGCATCGGCCGCATTATTAACAATCAGGCAGTGTCGGTAAGGCTCTACGAAGAACTGAGTCTGGCCGCGCGCAAAGTATTTGATACCTTTTATTGGCTTGGTGAAACCGACGTTCAAGCCATTGCCAGTGTGCTGAAAGATATTTCGGCTACTGCTGAGTTGGTGATCGACGAATTTGAAAAAGTCGAATCCATTCGCCAGCAATCAGGCAAAGCCATGCAAGAGGCCGAGCAAGCACAAGCGGAAATTCTGCGCTCACTGCAGCCAGAGAATTGGGTTTCGGCAGAAGAATATGTGGATGCCTTAAGTCGCTTGCGCAAACAGCGCGGCCAACTAGCGACGATAAAAGAATATCGCTATATCGATCAAGTGCGCATTGAGCAACTTGATCAGCAATTGCTGGATTCCAATACGAGTTTAAGTGAACAAACGGTTGCATTTCTGGCGGATGAAAAGTCGCTTACTCCCTATCTGTCCAAACTGGATGAATTAAATCTACAGATCGAAAAAGTAGAAACGTCCGCGGCTATTGCTCCGGTTATTGAGACAATCGAAAAAACTGCCGCCGGTTTGGATTTGCTGTCGGAGTTGATGGCCACTTTGAAAGTAGACGATGCTACTCTGCGCACCCGCATTGTGGATTCGATTTCTGAAGTCTATGCCAAGCTCAACCAAAGCCGAGCGAATGCCAAGCATAAACAAAAGAACTTCGGTTCAACCGAAGCTGTTGCGCAGTTTGGTGCGCAATTTAAACTTTTCTCTCAAAGTATCGCTCATGCGTTGGGTCTGGCGACTACGCCCGAAAAATGTGATGAACAGCTTTCCAAATCGCTGGTGCGCCTGGAAGAACTTGAAGGCCAATTTAGCGAATACGATCAGTTCCTCGCGGATATTATGGCCAAACGCGAAGAGTTGTATGAGAGTTTCCAGGAGCACAAGCAGCGCTTGCTGGATGAACGGCAGAAAAAAGCGCAAAGCATTACTGATGCTGCCACTCGTATTCTTGCCAGCATAGAAAAACGTTCGCTGTCGATCAGCGCGGCAGATGAGCTCAATACTTACTTTGCGTCTGATGCATTGGTGTTGAAAGTTGCCGATTTAATTGCGCAATTAAAAGCACTGGACAGCGCCGTAAAAGCTGACGATGTGGATGCGCGCTTTAAGGCGATTAAAGGGCAAGCGCTCCGTGCCCTGCGCGATAAAAGCGATATTTTTGAAGAGGGCGGTAACGTCATCAAACTGGGTAAGCACAAATTCAGCGTAAATACCCAGGAGCTGGATTTAACCATTATTCCTCGCGAAGGCGAGTTGAATTTTCACCTCGCAGGTACTGATTATTACGCGCCTGTTGCGCAAGCTGAACTTTTGGCGTTGAAGGACTACTGGTCAATCAGTCTGGAGTCAGAGACGGCCCAGGTATATCGCGCAGAGTATCTAGCCGCGTTAATTATTGACGCCGCACAGCAACAGACTGATGGAATTACTCACGGCCTTTTACACGAAGCTTTGGTTGCTGACGAAAAGCTCGGTAAGCTGGTGCGCGACTTCAGCGCGGCGCGCTATAAAGAAGGCTATCAGAAAGGAATTCATGATCAGGATGCGGTTCTCTTGCTAAAAGCGCTGGTGCCAGCGCTCGATTCGGTAGACTTACTCAGGTTTGATCCTTTGGCGCGTGCTCTGGCGCAGGTTTTCTGGGCTAACATCAACGAATTTTCACTGAAATCCAAAAATCAAAAATCCAATCTTTCATTTGAAACCTGGACCGATCGCGCCATTTCCGCCAAACAAATGCATCTTCTTTTTGGCAGTCTTGATGCAATTAATTTGTTGGTGGAAGAAATTGCAGAAACTTTGAGTGAGTTTATCGAGTTTCATCCATTGGTAGTCAGTGCGCTGGATCTGCGTCGCGCTGCAGAATATTTGGTGGAAGAACTCGCGCGTGAGCGCACGGAGTTTATAACCAGCAAATATGCGGTTGCGCTGGTTAATGCATTTAAACAATCGCTTGATGATAAAAGCTGGCGTCACTATCAGGATGTGTTGGTTAAAATGCAAGGCTGGCCCGCAGAGCGCTGGAATTTAACGGCGGCGTGGTTACAGGCCCTGATTAAAGATAAGCAACTTGAGCATTTACAGCGTTATATTCCTGAAGCTGTGGCGGTATTAAAAACGGATCAGCGACTGGATCGCCGCTATACCGAAGTCGAGCTGGAGTTAAGCGTTTCCGGTTTGCTGGGCGAGCATCCGCGTATCCAGAATCGAACACTGGCGTTTGCAGTGGATGAGTTTGTTCAACGTTTGGCTCACCATCGCTATCAGGTGGTGCCGAGTTATCAACGTTATTTGCAAGTACGCCAGCAAATTATCGAGCAAGAGCGTTATGCGTTGCGACTGAACGAGTTCAAAGCAAAACCGCTTAGCTCGTTTGTGCGCAATCGCTTGATTAATGAATCTTACCTGCCAATTATTGGCGATAACCTCGCCAAGCAAATGGGGGCGCTGGGGGCCAACAAGCGTACTGATTTAATGGGTATGCTGATGATGATCTCACCACCTGGTTACGGTAAAACGACCTTGATGGAATACGTCGCGAATCGGTTGGGATTGATTTTTATGAAAATCAATTGCCCGTCGCTCGGTCACGATGTGTTATCGCTCGACCCCGAACAAGCGCCCAACGCTACTGCCCGGCAAGAATTGGTGAAGCTGAATCTCGCGTTGGAAATGGGCAACAACGTGATGCTCTATCTGGATGATATTCAGCACACTAATCCGGAGTTTTTACAGAAATTTATTTCACTGTGCGATGGTACGCGTCGCATAGAAGGCGTATGGCAAGGGAAAACCAAGACCTATGATATGCGTGGCAAAAAATTCTGCGTGTGCATGGCGGGCAACCCCTACACCGAATCGGGTGAAGCGTTCAAAGTCCCGGATATGCTTGCCAACCGTGCTGATATCTATAACCTCGGTGATATTCTCGGCGGCATGGAAGAGCAATTCGCACTTAGCTATATCGAAAATGCCCTAACCTCTAATGCAGTGCTTTCACCTCTGGCGCTGCGCGATATGCAAGATGTCTATAAATTTATCGCTATGGCCAAAGGTGAGCAGGTAGCGACGACCGATTTAAGCCACGCTTACTCAGGTGCGGAAGTTAATGAAATTGTTGGTGTGTTGAAAAAGCTGTTTGAAATCCAAAAAGTGATTTTGAAAATCAACCAACAATACATTGCCTCCGCCGCGCAAGACGATAAATTCCGCGTTGAGCCCTCGTTCAAATTGCAAGGTAGTTACCGCAATATGAACAAGATGACCGAAAAAGTGTCGGCGGTGATGAATGAAACCGAGTTGATGCAAATGATTGCTGATCACTACCTCGGTGAGGCGCAAATGCTGACCACGGGCGCGGAGAGTAACTTGCTCAAGTTGGCGGAATTGCGCGGTAATATTACCGATGAGCAAAAGACGCGTTGGGAGCAAATCAAAAAAGATTTTCTGCGCAATAAAGCCATGGGTGGTGATTCGGCGGATACCGGCCAAAAACTGGTGGTGCAATTGGCGGATGTTGCGGAGGGTGTGCAGAAAATTGCCAGCTTCGCCGGGCATAAACCTGAACCTGTTGCGACAACACCCGAGCAAGATAAAGTAGCGCAGGAAAAGGCGTTACAGGATGTCGCAGTGGCGCAACTGCTCAACCAGTCCCTGCAACGCTTGGAAAAACTAGCCCAACCGGCCGCGCCCAAAGTGGAAGTGGTAAACCAGCCATTGCCCGGGTTGGATAAAGTGTTGAGTGTGCTGGCGCAAACTTTGGAAGGCGCGATTTTACCCTTGGTACGCAATATGGATAAAAAGCTGGATATAGATTTGCGCAACCACGAAAAAATTGAAGAGGTATCGTTGCAAATTAAAACCTTGCAGCAGGAGCTGGCAATTACTAAAAAGCCCAAGGCTCCACCAGCCGTACCAGAAATAAAATAA
- a CDS encoding DUF6524 family protein, giving the protein MNLTGTGIALRFLFALLLVLLSYNPSGYSYFHWVYQSISHITPYIVIAGLILLIGWGIYIKATLNSLGVVGIVILAALFASLIWLFVYWGFLSVTNISAMAWVIEVLLAALLAVGMCWSHLTRRMSGQVDVDEIEEK; this is encoded by the coding sequence ATGAACCTCACTGGCACTGGCATAGCGTTACGATTTTTATTTGCACTGCTATTGGTGTTGCTGAGCTATAACCCCAGCGGCTACTCCTACTTCCATTGGGTCTACCAGAGTATCAGTCATATCACCCCCTATATTGTTATCGCCGGTTTGATACTGCTGATTGGCTGGGGTATTTATATTAAAGCTACGCTGAATTCACTCGGCGTGGTCGGGATTGTTATTTTAGCGGCGTTATTCGCAAGCTTGATATGGTTGTTTGTCTATTGGGGTTTTTTAAGTGTAACCAATATTTCGGCCATGGCCTGGGTGATAGAAGTATTACTTGCCGCCCTACTCGCAGTAGGAATGTGTTGGTCGCATTTAACACGCCGTATGAGCGGGCAAGTAGACGTTGATGAGATTGAAGAGAAATAA